One window from the genome of Phycisphaerales bacterium encodes:
- the hisS gene encoding histidine--tRNA ligase: MGSRNKKANHRYQAPKGTRDFDPDVMAVRRHIESAWQQASIDHGFDQVDGPTFEHLDLYTVKSGDEIVSELFSFRRAGGDVDYALRPEFTPTLARMIAARGAALPIPVKWFSIPTLFRAERPQRGRLREHVQWNVDVVGSGGPAFDAEVITTAIDGLARLGLTPAQVQVKISHRQVVAALLSSLGVADTDIPQAFTLIDHRDRMPNEVFSEKAAAIGLTAPQLAQYEQVVAAAQAIGHGGQKIPEIEGLPSDALGAFEELRDELTARDADAWCHFDLGIVRGLAYYTGLVFEIHETSGAERAVAGGGRYDKLVELFGGPAMPACGFGMGDVVLGLVLEDNGLIEPAKLKPRPDLFLISDGSEIAETTLVSLAARLRREGLHVRHSYKATRNVGKLLGEAGKVGARKAAILGRELEHGHVTVKDLDAGTQSEVSLDDLASTL; the protein is encoded by the coding sequence ATGGGCTCTCGCAACAAAAAAGCCAACCATCGCTACCAAGCCCCTAAGGGCACTCGGGACTTCGACCCAGATGTCATGGCTGTACGTCGACATATAGAGAGCGCCTGGCAGCAGGCCTCTATCGATCACGGTTTTGATCAAGTTGATGGGCCTACCTTTGAACATCTTGATCTCTACACAGTCAAGTCCGGCGATGAGATTGTCTCAGAGTTGTTTAGTTTTAGGCGCGCTGGCGGAGATGTTGACTACGCACTGCGGCCTGAGTTCACACCCACCCTGGCACGAATGATTGCCGCCCGTGGTGCTGCACTACCAATACCCGTCAAGTGGTTCTCAATTCCAACACTCTTCCGAGCCGAACGCCCCCAACGTGGTCGCTTACGTGAGCATGTACAGTGGAACGTTGATGTGGTTGGCAGTGGTGGCCCTGCATTTGATGCGGAAGTTATTACCACCGCCATTGATGGATTGGCGCGGCTTGGCCTCACGCCAGCACAAGTACAAGTAAAAATAAGTCATCGACAAGTCGTTGCTGCACTACTGAGTTCGCTTGGCGTCGCTGACACTGATATCCCTCAGGCCTTCACGCTGATTGATCATCGTGATCGCATGCCAAATGAAGTTTTCAGTGAGAAAGCTGCTGCGATTGGTCTCACTGCTCCCCAGTTAGCACAATACGAACAAGTTGTTGCAGCAGCTCAAGCCATTGGTCATGGCGGCCAGAAAATTCCTGAGATTGAAGGCCTGCCTTCAGATGCACTCGGCGCTTTTGAGGAGTTAAGAGATGAGCTGACTGCCCGTGATGCAGATGCCTGGTGTCACTTTGACCTGGGTATTGTGCGTGGCCTCGCTTACTACACCGGGTTGGTCTTTGAAATCCATGAAACCAGCGGCGCGGAACGTGCGGTTGCTGGCGGCGGGCGATATGACAAGTTGGTTGAGCTCTTTGGCGGACCAGCGATGCCGGCCTGTGGCTTTGGCATGGGTGATGTTGTGCTCGGGCTGGTTCTCGAAGACAACGGTTTAATCGAACCCGCAAAGCTCAAGCCCAGGCCAGATCTCTTTCTGATCTCTGATGGTTCAGAAATTGCTGAAACCACGCTTGTTTCTTTGGCTGCACGACTGCGCCGTGAGGGCCTCCATGTCAGACATTCGTATAAAGCAACTCGTAACGTTGGCAAGTTACTTGGCGAGGCAGGAAAGGTTGGCGCCCGAAAAGCCGCTATTCTTGGTCGTGAGTTAGAACACGGCCATGTCACTGTCAAGGATCTTGATGCTGGAACTCAAAGTGAGGTCAGCTTAGACGATCTCGCTTCCACCCTGTAA
- the mqnB gene encoding futalosine hydrolase: MSILIVTAVEQEAQAVSGLPEVHVVTGGVGRSNAAAATTQAVLEEGPFELVISCGIAGALPESSLETGDILLASCCIYAEEGIVTPDGFDTMQRLGITLGDFEGNVVPVADYAMQALEGLFEEGPIATVATCSGTDHQAAMIAARTGARAEAMEGAAVVHAARRLGIPGLEIRSISNQTGNRQGQQWNIPAALETLRMAVPRLIETLMSA, encoded by the coding sequence ATGAGCATTCTCATTGTCACTGCAGTTGAGCAAGAAGCCCAGGCCGTTAGTGGTTTGCCTGAGGTACATGTAGTTACAGGTGGCGTTGGCAGATCAAACGCCGCTGCCGCAACAACTCAAGCCGTGCTCGAAGAGGGACCTTTTGAATTGGTCATTAGCTGTGGTATCGCTGGCGCCTTACCGGAAAGCAGTTTAGAAACTGGTGACATCTTATTGGCAAGCTGTTGCATCTATGCAGAAGAAGGCATCGTGACACCTGATGGATTTGACACCATGCAACGCCTCGGCATCACACTCGGTGACTTTGAAGGCAACGTTGTACCTGTTGCAGATTATGCAATGCAGGCTTTGGAGGGCCTCTTTGAAGAGGGGCCGATCGCAACCGTCGCAACCTGCTCGGGCACAGATCATCAAGCGGCGATGATTGCCGCTCGTACTGGTGCGAGAGCAGAAGCGATGGAAGGTGCAGCTGTTGTCCACGCTGCTCGGCGACTGGGCATTCCTGGGCTTGAAATACGCTCTATCAGCAACCAAACTGGCAACCGCCAGGGCCAGCAATGGAACATCCCTGCTGCGCTCGAAACACTTCGTATGGCCGTTCCCCGCCTCATCGAGACCCTGATGTCAGCCTGA